GCTTATAATTAATATACATTTGAGAACTTCACAACCAGTTTCCGTTAACACGATTGCACCCGTTAGATAGTTATGTTCAATGGTCGTAGAAAACCAAATACGAAATAACCAAGTGAAAAAATGAGGACCATTTTAAAGATTTTTACTAGTGGTATTCTGTTGAAGATTGATATAGGTTGAATTCATATTTAGGCCGGCCGCAGTGTGATAAACCTATTCCTATTAGGTTGGTTGGCTCATGCCCTGTCGTGATTTTGGCAAAGAGGAGTTGGTTCTTCGTTCGTTCTATCAGGTGTTTGGGTTAATTCTTTTAGTTATTAGTCTGACGGAGAGATTGGAGGGAGTAAATTTACGCTACACCATCAAGCTTTGaaaacttcttttcttttttaatttacatgataATTATAGGCTTTGAAAACTAAAGAAATAAGAACCTTGAGTATAACAGAATCATTCAAGATGATCTAATATCTCTAGTCTACCAAGTCTGTGAAATTAATTGGTTGATTTATTAGTCTACCTCTCGTCTTGATATTTTGGATGTGTTCATCCAACTTTTATAAACCTGGAAACGAAGGATACATACAAGGAAACCAACCTAGTCTTACTTTTACAacgcatttttcattttttttgtttcattttctctAAGACAAAACCAAATATGGACCGCAAAACTGATTGCTTAAAAAGACTATCGTTGTAAATCACAAGTTATACTAAAAATGTCCAGTCATTCCAAGACAAGACGGAGGCAATAGCGACTTAAAGCTACTTGCATGCTAGCTGCATGTCAATAatgtagttttattttatttagtcTTACCTTTTCTTAACCACACTCTCTCCGTGAACAATGAAAATGTTCAAGTTTCTCTCTCAAAATTCAACCTTTGATTTCTAAAACCCTGACCTCAAAAACCCGAAAATAATTTCCCCTTCAAATTTCTCAATGCCTTCATATATGTCAAGTGTCAACTTTAACAACATCTGCATTTTCACTTAAGAAATCCACCATTAATGGTTTTAATCCATTTCTTCACCGGAGAGGGTCAATTAGAAAACATCAAAGAGGAAAACAGGTTCGGTCAGTGAGAAATCAGAGTCTCAAGAATTAGTTTATCTTCTTTTGAGGAATTTTATTTTAGTGACCTTTGATTTCTATATTGAATAAGTATGTTGAGATTGTTAGAACTGAACATTGTTTTCTTCTGTTTCAACAACTTGGGAAGAAGGATAAACGACTGCAATGTCTCATCACTAAGCTTAAAGGGGGTCAGATttgatcaaatttttttttttgtagcgaAGCAAAATCGCCACATTAAACCCAAATGAAGGACTATAGTAGTTGTATTTTTTGCTACAATTAAGTTACCGCGAAGCGAAATCATCAACTATAATGCTCTCCTAACTGTAATTTACTCATTAACACATAACTAAATGAAAATATTTATAGAATATTCTTTAGAAGGTTATTGTACTTTACTTCATCGTAGTTTTATCTCCCGTCTCGGAATTCTTACAGATAATTATATAAACCAACAACATGGCCCAGATGTAACTAACTTACACTGCTCAAAAAGTCACACCAACACAAATCCCTCCATTGCAAAATAGATACAGacccaaaaatcataaattgaatcTAGTTAGTTTTGCAATAGAAAATCTGAAAAAAACCCTGATTTACATTACATATCAAAATTAATCAAACTAAAGATTGAAGGTGATAGAGACTACAAGTGAAGTAGAATATGGAGGCAGTCTTCGATTTTTTTATGGTCCATATCTTGAAAAGGTATaaaaatgggcttgaagaagaaagatGGTGTGGTCAATTAATTTTGGTTTTGGATATAGTTTAGATGGTAAATTAAATAACGGGGCAGTAATCAGTTATTGTTGGGATGGACTGGAATTTAGGGTCAAAACACAAAATGGGACAAAAATTCATTTCAAGTCTTCAATTTGGTTTCTGTGATGTTGTTAATTAACTTAACTTTGAGATGATTTTGATGTAGAACAGGTGTAGTTTAAGctgaggagaagaaagaagactCGCCCAGGACAACAGAACAGAAAAGTCAAAAGAAGACTACAAAGAaagattaaaaataaaagaagacaAAGTAAGATACTCCGTTACATGATTTCGTCTTTTTGTAAACGTAAGTTTGCCACATCCATCAGTGTGCAGATTAGAGTGATATTCAGATTTCAGAGTGCCGAATAGCATTTCCGAAAAAAAATATTGACAGCAAAGAATAGAGAACATGGTAACGTGATCTTACTCAAGAGTTTCACACCCAGGGGCCAGGTCTCCTAACCTATAAACAGATCTAAATATACTTGAGTCCTACTAGCGGCGTAACATGTACAAATAAATCAACAGATTTTCCTCGGGTAACTTTGTTTTTGAGAAATGGAGACTTACCTTTGGCTTTGGGTAAACCTACGTCTCAGTCTGTTCCTTCAAAGATCTATACTGAAAAAATCAGTACTATAATCCTGACCGCCAAATGCCTTCCTTTGCAACAACCTGATCTCAGCAGACTGCTGTCTTGAATCAAACACTTTACTTTGGCCTGCCCTCATTCCATTGTTTATATCTGAATCATCATCTGTACACTCTAAAGCCCTCACCACCTGGGACATAATtttccagaataaaaaaaaatcatattcaacCTCCTTACTAGATTttccaaacaaacaaaaaaaaaggttccGAGAAAATGGGAGAATCGGGTCAGACATGTAAGTTAAAGAGCTGAATACCTGGCCCATACTAGGTCTCCTTGTAGCTGAATGCCGCACACACGTTGCAGCTGCTTCAACCATCCGGAACATCTCAGTTGGTACACAGTTTCCTTTGAGCTTTGGGTCCGCCAATCCATCAAAGTCTCTTTTGTCAAGTGCATCACTAAGTAATGTCCGAGCCTGCAGAATAAGGATCATTCTAATTTAAGTGTATTGTTTTGTGGGTTCCACAATTACTTCAAGCTCATATCTTGGTCCCGGAAATTGAACCACTTTGCAGAATAAAAAGGAGATGAAGCCAGTTTTAAGACACTATGTCGAGAAGTTACACCAGGGAAATAATGGTAGCTTTGGTGACCAAAAGATGAATAATATTTGAAAGCAAACCAAACCTTGACATATAGAGATGGGGAGCCTGCCAAATGGAAGAGAACGCAAAGCTATGGGCATAGTACAAAACTACAAAACCCGTGATCACAACTAACTCGAAAAGGGAAGGATATCCACAAATCTCAAGTTCACTCTTACCAGATGCACCCAGAGTTCTACACTAACTTCTGCCACGCTTTCACATCATCACATATAATAATGACATTAGGCCATAACTATTACACATTCTTTACACTTCAAAAATCCACGGAGAGAGAGCTTTCATGCCAATGTTTCTTTTATACCTTAGTGCCCAGATACACTGCTCTGATTTTTCGCTTAAAGTATCATTTTGTAGAAAGAGAGAAGCAACATTGCTTGCACTATACAGCCCTTATCCCTCTGGATAATCAAAGTATACATTGTTTTCACCTTTTTTACTACATTAGAATCTAGAAAAGTATGTCCAGCACACAAGTAAAAAGTACGGAACAACTTGCATTAAATTGAGAAAAAAAACTTACCCATTCAACCAGGCTCTCGTCTCCTAAAGGTTGAGATTCGTCCACAGGCTTGCGCCCGGAAATTAATTCTAGCAGCACAACCCCGAATGAGTACACATCAGACTTTTCAGTCAACTTCCCACTCGATGCGTATTCAGGAGCCAGGTATCTGAAAATTAGACAACAAACTTCTTCAAGTCTAGTTTGTGTCGTCTATTAATTGATTTTCTTCCGATAACGTCCCTTGCGACCTAGTTTCTCTAGAGGATAGTGAGGTTGAGTGAAGGAGATTGTACCCAAAGGTTCCCATTACACGAGTGGAAACATGTGTATTAGCATCCAAAGCCACCCTTGCAAGCCCAAAATCTGAAATCTGTAAAATGAGAAGGGCCAGAGGAAAGTAAGAAAGTAAACCACGGAAACAAGGATGCACTAAAAGTAGAAGGCAGTAACAGGAAGGAACACACAGGACAAGGAAATccaaattataattcaaaactaGAAGAAGATAATGTGGAACAAAAATCCATATGTTACCATGCTTAATGATCATACTTCTCTCCTTGGCATTTTCACAAATACCATCTAAAAGCTAGAAAAACATTCCAAAATCATGATGAAATACATAAAAAAACCAATTAAGAACTCAAATcagaatatataaaaaaaacccaTCTTCCAAAATCATCAAAAACCTATATGAAAATGATACAAAATATATGGATGAAGAATTATGGAAGTTGAAATTATACCTGACGTTGATGACCCTTTTAAAACCAGCTGATGAGTTGAAAGAATGGAGAGATTAGTTGAGACTGATGAAGGAGATGATTAGTAAGAGATATTGGTAGATTTGTTGAGAGGGGGATGAAGGAGAATCAGATCTAGGGTTTTTTCCATTTTTCCATCTCTGCTCTCGATAGACGGTAGAAACGAGAAAACAAACAAAAGAGGAAGGAAATGAAATATTTGATTTAAAAGATTGAGGGTATTTTCGAGTTTTGATACGATTCAGGAGTTGGAGCGATTGATTAAGGGGTATCTCCGCATCCGAGTCCATAGGGTCTGAGTCAGAGGTTGGTAGTGAGTCAGCTCGCGAGTCAGGGGTTACAATAAGTGGAAAACAAACAGTCTAACTGCTGACTCGACGTGACTCAGATGTTGACTTAgacccagacgccgagtcagctgcaaacaaacaagatgctAGTTTCACAAACAAATGTGGGCTCCAGCCGGTGCAGAACTTTTTATAAGCCCAAGGCCCCAAGCTCCTCCTAAATCATAGTTCCGCCACCAACGTGGGAGTCGGACTCAACCCTCTAACACAGTCTATAATAGAGTCATAAAAGAGTTTGAGGAACAGTTCCTTTCGAAAAGATTGGTTTCTTTTTGTTCACTGAGCAAGTATGCTAATACGGGATACCAGTTTATTGAGAGGGTAGTAATAGGGTGTTTGAATGGACATTAAAatgtaattatttatttattttgacttCTAAAAGTCAGTCAAAACTAACTTCCGTTTGGAGATAAATTTCACTAAAAGTATAGCTTATTTGGAGTCGCGGTTGAAAAGGAGGTTGAAAGTTAACATCTTAGGTTGTAAATATGCTAGCTTTCCTAGTATCTATCTTGCCCttcctttgtttttttttgaaggaataagGAGCATGAAAGCCCCAGAATTTATTCATACTTGAAAATAATTACATAATATTCAATTACATCCATAAATCGAAATACATGATTAATACAATAATTTTGACCCGAAAGAAATCGAAAACAAAATTTTGTACCAAATATATGTAAATCGAAAGCGGAATTGAAATCTTCTAATGGTTTATCACCATTTTGTAGGATACTCTCCGAGAAGATATGATGCTTCTATAAAAGAAGTAATATGCCCAAATTCCACACCGAATTCTGTAATCTCTGATCATCATGTCCGTAAATGGCTGATTGAAAGATTGAACGAAATCGAAGGCCCTCCTGGAGGTATGAGAAATCGTAATGGCATACACTTGCCATACGTATGAGAATTAAAAGACACAGTAAATACATACCAATCATTGCTATAATGCAATTTTATTTATTCAAACATTAAAAAACCTAAACTACTCTACCCGAATCTTAATAAAATCAAGATCCTggtagaaaagataaagaaattttaTGAAGGAAGATGAAGATAACTGATTTTTTTTGGATGAAAGTAATTACCTACTGGCAAAACGTTTTTTAGGAGGCTCTCGAAATTGAAAAAACGCTTGAAAATTATGCAAAAAGAGTTACTTCTTTGAGCATAAAAACAATAGCAAGAGGAGGTAAGTTAACTTTCATCTAAAGCATTTTAGCTAGTCTACCCATTTACTATCCCTCCATTATTTTTGCTCCATGCTCCATAACTAAGATAATTGGtaaagttgtgagaaattcttatGAGTAGATGAAAACAGGAAAAGAATTCACAATATTGGTTGGAAATtggcttcaaaaccaaaaaaaaaaaggtggtcTTAGTATAATAAGAGCTAAAAAAATGGTGGCGACATTTTGGGGTAGAGAAAGATGCATTGTGGAGGAAGATCATAGTTGGAATATTTTGGCGAAACTTTTACTTGTTGGAAAACCCTTCAACCCAAATGATCAAAAGGTGGTAGCTTGTGGTTTAATATCTATAAAGAACTTGAAGATTTCAACAAAAGTATTAGATTCAAGATTGGAACGGGAAAGAAAACTAAATTTTGGGAAGATTCTTGGCTTGCTGAAATAACATTATATGATATGTTTCCTTTGGCATATGAAGCTTCAAGGACCAAGGATTTTGTGGTGGCTCGTATGTATGAAGTTAGGGATGGTGGAATAAGGCGGGGATTTATGTCTACGCAAAGATATTCTCAAACCATTTAAGTGAAGTAATAACTATATCAAATCTTTGCTCCATCTCTATTCAAGAAGGTGTTTTGGACAAGGAGCGAAGAAGATCGAGGTGGCCTAATTTTCCAACCGATATTGTATGGATCCTGGAATATCCTTGCAAATAAACTTTTTTCTTTGGCTTCTTTCTCATGATAGGATAATGACGACGGATAAGCTATTAAGAAGGGGTATGGATGTTTCTGGTTTATGTTGTTTTTGTGACGAAAACAATGAATTTTTGGGATTACTTTGTTGAAGGATGTCGTTTTCTTTGGACTTACAATTCAAATGTCACCACAAATGTGAAGTCCTGGAAATTTATTTGGGGTAacgaaaaacttagtcgaataTGGAATAACATTCCGGTTGCAATATGGTGGTACATATGGAGAGAGCGAAATGCAAAAgtctttgaaaacaaaaagaaaagtttggtAAGCCTCATTAGAAACGTTAAACTTCAAGCGTTATTTTGGGTCGAATCAAACGCAATGTTAGGTTTAATGGCATATGATGATAGCATTATGGGAGTCTTTATTATGACCTTTATGAGCTTGTTATTCATTATTTTGGGACTCTTTATTCGTTTTTTTATCCGCTAGTATTTACTGGGTTGAGGTCCCCCTTTTAAGTACCCCTCATCTCAATGAATTTTCCCTTTGatctatcaaaataaaaataaataaacagatTAAACCAAGTGGttatacaaaaacaaaaataccataGCCATGAAAGATAAACTACTAACTTGGTAAAATATAGTTTCAAATAACAAGATGTTGTAATTTTCATCCCACACAAATACTAAACAGTAGTGGTTCAAACTAAAGATCATAGAGCACACTAGGATTTACAAAATATGATTTTGTGATAAGTAATAAAAGGTTTTTTCAGTTGACAAACATCCAGAAACTACTTTTAGAAAAACTCATCCTGGTCCTATGTACGTTGCACGCCTGGATGCCTGACGATGTGCACGTACGACAATGCACTTGGACTAAGTCACCTACATTGTGAGATGGAGGGACTAATCAATTACTGCTTATTAATTTTCATTTCACTTTTACTAACTAAGCAAGGATTATGAACTGGAGAAATAAATTTAAGTTATTTGTTAATGGCTAGCACTTGTTCCAACTTCTAATTAATTTGATTATTTATCACTGTAATGATGTAGGTGCCATTACTAGGACAATCAACTAAACATTTATCATTCTGATGATTTGGGTGATATTACAAGGACAATGAGTGACCTTTTACTGAAACaaaagttttcttttctttacaaGTAATAGGAAAATTACCTGATATGATTAGATAAAGAACCCGAAGATCTGATGAACTGCAAAGATTGATTGAACCCTGGAATGAGTAATGGGTAATCTGAACTAGTTTCCTACCATTGATTGATTAATGATATAAGTTTTGAACAAAAAAAAGTCAAAACTTTTAATTAGTTTGTTGGTATTTCGATAAAATATTGAAAGGGGTAGTAGACGGATTTCCTTTTTTTAAAATCTACCTAGATTAAGAAACACGTTTACTATTTATTCTTTGCAACCCATGcgcttcttattttcttgaactttgtcttcttttttatataaagaaaaattcttttgtCTGACGTGGTGACATTACATTCAGTTTTACATTTTATAAGAATTTAAAGTGTCATATGGTAAAACAATGGGTTTAAAATGAAAGGACATATAAttcaaactctttttttttgccaAATCATAAACATGTCTTTCATAAGAATCAACAATCTTTCACAAGAATCACAATTGTCCATgtttttcaagaaaatatcaCATTTATTTATTGTATGTTTAACACATAATACATATTTTTATGATTAAGTTAGTATTATTGCATATAGTAGATACAATGTGTTAATATAAAGTGATCCAAAAAGTCTTATTATTTTATAAAGTTTTACGTCGATATGTTTTCTCTtgttaaatatatatttttagttcATCTTTTGGTTCTATtacattttaaaacaaaaatataataaattaacaaaaataaataataaatatttaatattattaatttgataaataaacaataaagaaaattacatgcttttggttggtaacctagcgacaagctgggctccaacacctttttgaatagcggtacctaatctataaaaaaataAAGCTACCTGACTTGATCGATCTGTTACAAAATCCCAAGATCTTCTAGAACCCCAAAGAATGATTGGACAAAAACTCTgagaaaaaacacaagaaaagttATATCAAAATACCAAACTGCAGAGTACAAACCTACAAATACATAGGTAATTAACCAATTTCATCATCTTGCTTTCTGAAATTTCATCATCTTGTTTTCTGAAATTTCACAAAAAAATCACTAACCTTGCTCTGAATCTGTTTTTTCGCCCAACGTTTTCTCTGCGCTTGTAATTGTGAAAAATCTTTTCATCCTTAATGAATATAATAAGTACTCTTGATGCTGAACATTACTTGTTTTAGAATTATACCATTTCTGTACATCCTACTCCTATGACCTTTTATAGCATTTATTGTTTTCTTCATTGAATATCTCTCCTAACCAACGACATTAAGCTGTTGTTTTGATTTCATATTCAAAGTATGTTTGAAACTGAGGAATTACatggtgagttttttttttttaagtttgagATTTTTTGATTTTCTCATTTACAGAGGGAAATTTAATCGACTAGATTATTTTGAGTCAAAACAATTTTTATCGAGTTGAATCGGGACGGGGCTGTGTGATTTTACGATTTAGAGAGGAAATTCATCAAGTGGATCATTTTGAGTTAGATAGATTTTTTATCTAGTTGACTAGGGATGGGGACGTAAAATTGGTATGACGTGAAAGAAGCATCCCAACCAAACAAGACATAGGATATGCCTAAAGAGAGTTTCATTTTGTCCTCCTTGTAAGCTTCTAACTAAAGCCACATTTTGGGGAtgatcttttttctttctttcttaggaCCACTTGTGTTGTTTCCAATTATGATAATGCAGATAAGGGATTGAATACAAAAATGCATTTCCGACTAAAATAAACATTTGGGGTGTCATAGGGTAGTTTTGTGAGTACCAAACCAACTGCATCATTTTTACTTCAATTTTCTATTGCACCATGTTTATTTGGGTGTAACTCATGATCTGAATCCGACTCGACGGAAATTAGATGCAGATATAATTTATTGTCTCATTTTTCTGATATATGAATCGAGGTCTGTCTCGGATAATACATCTAACTCGACGCTATTTGAGTCAGGTATAATTTTGTACCTGACTCGCTAGATACATATCTAACTCAATTCAAAagcatttttttatgattttactAATTAATAACTTTTGAATCAGATGTAGCAAGCCAATTTCAGATGTAATGAGTTAGATCCAGGCTAATCAGTTGAGTCAGAAAAAGACAAGCAACCTGTTAGACAGTTAAAGGTAGCTAGAGTTTCAAAAGATTAATGAAGCAGTCATAAGATTTCCTATTTTTGTTGGTTGGTTTTCACAGTCTCATCCATTAATAGGTCTAAATGTGTAACAAAGCACATGTAATCTAAAAACCTCAGCAGATAAAGACGTTTTATATTGTTAATTGTGAACTTCATATCACATGAGAATGAAATACCTTTTCTAAGGGGGAAAAAACATAAGGCAACAGTCGGTGCCTCTCACTCATCTAGCTTAAGATATGATCATAATCCTCTAATATATAAATTCAATGTTTAACATGATTAATTGACATTTTCAAAGATC
This is a stretch of genomic DNA from Papaver somniferum cultivar HN1 chromosome 1, ASM357369v1, whole genome shotgun sequence. It encodes these proteins:
- the LOC113282248 gene encoding proline-rich receptor-like protein kinase PERK8 — translated: MGTFGYLAPEYASSGKLTEKSDVYSFGVVLLELISGRKPVDESQPLGDESLVEWARTLLSDALDKRDFDGLADPKLKGNCVPTEMFRMVEAAATCVRHSATRRPSMGQVVRALECTDDDSDINNGMRAGQSKVFDSRQQSAEIRLLQRKAFGGQDYSTDFFSIDL